The Pseudomonas sp. IB20 region ACCGCCGATAGCCAGGCCATCAAAACCGATTTTATCCAGGCCTTCCAGCGAGCGCTTGCGCAGGCTTTCGTGCATGCCGCCCTGGACGATACCGAACAGCGCCGCCGTGTTGTCGCCGTGGGCGTTCTTCGAACGCTGAGCCCAACGCAGCGACAGCTCCATGGAAATGCGCGCCACGTCTTCATCCGCCGGGTACGGCGTGCATTCGTCGAAAATCATCACGATGTCGGAGCCCAGGTCGCGCTGCACCTGCATCGACTCTTCCGGGCCCATGAACACTTTGGAGCCGTCCACCGGCGAGGCGAAGGTCACGCCCTCCTCCTTGATCTTGCGCATGGCGCCCAGGCTGAACACCTGGAAACCACCGGAGTCGGTGAGAATCGGGCCTTGCCACTTCATGAAGTCATGCAGGTCGCCATGCTTCTTGATCACTTCCGTGCCCGGGCGCAGCCACAGGTGGAAGGTGTTGCCGAGGATGATCTCGGCGCCAGTGGCGACGATGTCACGCGGCATCATGCCTTTGACGGTGCCATAGGTGCCCACAGGCATGAAAGCCGGGGTTTCGACGGTGCCGCGAGGGAAGGTCAAACGGCCGCGGCGAGCTTTACCATCCGTGGCCAGCAATTCAAACGACATACGACTCATAAGGTTTCCTCTGGGCCGCGCGGCGCCGGGTTTCGAGTGATAAACATCGCATCACCGTAGCTGAAAAAACGGTACTCGTTGGCGATGGCGGCTTGATAAGCGGCCATGGTCTCCGGGTAACCGGCAAATGCCGACACCAGCATCAACAGCGTGGATTCCGGCAAATGGAAGTTGGTCACCAGGCAATCGACCACATGGAACGGCCGGCCTGGGAAAATAAAGATATCGGTGTCACCACTGAACGGTTTGAGCACGCCATCACGCGCCGCACTCTCCAGCGAACGCACGCTGGTGGTGCCCACGGCAACCACCCGCCCGCCGCGCGCCTTGCACGCGGCCACGGCATCCACGACTTCCTGGCTGACTTCCAGCCACTCGCTGTGCATGTGGTGGTCTTCGATGTTATCCACACGCACCGGCTGAAACGTCCCGGCCCCCACGTGCAGGGTCACATAGGCGCTTTCGACGCCCTTGGCGGCAATCGCGTCCAGCAGCAGTTGGTCGAAATGCAGCCCGGCCGTCGGCGCGGCCACAGCACCCAGGCGCTGGGAGTACACCGTCTGATAACGCTCGCGGTCCGAGTCTTCGTCGGGGCGGTCTATATAAGGAGGCAACGGCATATGGCCGACGCGCTCCAGCAGCGGCAACACCTCTTCGGCAAACTTGAGCTCGAACAGCGCGTCATGGCGCGCGACCATCTCGGCCTCACCACCGCCATCGATCAGGATGCTCGAACCCGGTTTCGGCGACTTGCTGGAGCGCACATGGGCCAGCACGCGATGGCTGTCCAGCACCCGCTCCACCAGAATTTCCAGCTTGCCGCCGGACGCTTTCTGGCCAAACAGCCGTGCCGGAATCACCCGGGTATTGTTGAACACCATCAAATCGCCTGGGCGTAAATGCTCAAGCAAATCAGTGAATTGACGGTGTGCGAGGGCACCGCTCACCCCGTCC contains the following coding sequences:
- the tgt gene encoding tRNA guanosine(34) transglycosylase Tgt produces the protein MSFELLATDGKARRGRLTFPRGTVETPAFMPVGTYGTVKGMMPRDIVATGAEIILGNTFHLWLRPGTEVIKKHGDLHDFMKWQGPILTDSGGFQVFSLGAMRKIKEEGVTFASPVDGSKVFMGPEESMQVQRDLGSDIVMIFDECTPYPADEDVARISMELSLRWAQRSKNAHGDNTAALFGIVQGGMHESLRKRSLEGLDKIGFDGLAIGGLSVGEPKHEMIKVLDYLPGLMPADKPRYLMGVGKPEDLVEGVRRGVDMFDCVMPTRNARNGHLFIDTGVLKIRNAFHRHDDSPLDPTCDCYTCQNFSRAYLHHLDKCGEMLGSMLNTIHNLRHYQVLMAGLREAIQQGTLAAFVDAFYAKRGLPVPPLD
- the queA gene encoding tRNA preQ1(34) S-adenosylmethionine ribosyltransferase-isomerase QueA — protein: MRVADFTFELPDSLIARHPLAERRASRLLTLDGVSGALAHRQFTDLLEHLRPGDLMVFNNTRVIPARLFGQKASGGKLEILVERVLDSHRVLAHVRSSKSPKPGSSILIDGGGEAEMVARHDALFELKFAEEVLPLLERVGHMPLPPYIDRPDEDSDRERYQTVYSQRLGAVAAPTAGLHFDQLLLDAIAAKGVESAYVTLHVGAGTFQPVRVDNIEDHHMHSEWLEVSQEVVDAVAACKARGGRVVAVGTTSVRSLESAARDGVLKPFSGDTDIFIFPGRPFHVVDCLVTNFHLPESTLLMLVSAFAGYPETMAAYQAAIANEYRFFSYGDAMFITRNPAPRGPEETL